From one Pecten maximus chromosome 8, xPecMax1.1, whole genome shotgun sequence genomic stretch:
- the LOC117332855 gene encoding degenerin unc-8-like: MLHTENTIAEVAGPSFGLELLLNVRQSDYVPFISESAGVRLGISEAGHFPDLFNHGISLPTGFSVNIGVSTTERRRYNGTNDCDISNLFSSSVECIQFCQAEVLTYQCECNHQSITSGMDGVGETCDFADLECLETELKRVDLQRYCSSQCQVPCIERRYVPLMSMTRWPSGNFEPVVARLANRSKMNYNKISDDILKVKVYLHSLTKEVVEEEVAYTEQNFLSDIGGQLGLWAGFSVLSLSEIVELLCLIIMSCRQRNHINEEHGQDREESRDNESKI, encoded by the exons ATGCTACACACAGAAAACACGATAGCCGAAGTTGCTGGACCTAGCTTCG GATTAGAGCTGTTACTGAATGTCCGACAGAGTGATTACGTCCCCTTTATTTCGGAGTCTGCCGGAGTCCGATTAGGAATAAGCGAAGCAGGACATTTTCCGGATCTATTCAATCATGGCATATCCTTGCCAACAGGATTTTCTGTCAACATAGGAGTTTCTACG aCTGAACGCCGTCGATACAACGGAACCAACGATTGTGACATTTCAAACCTCTTTTCGTCTTCTGTG GAATGTATCCAGTTTTGCCAAGCAGAAGTTTTGACATATCAATGCGAGTGTAATCACCAATCAATTACAAGCGGAATGGATGGAGTTGGCGAGACCTGTGATTTTGCAG ATTTGGAATGTCTAGAGACAGAACTAAAACGTGTGGATTTACAAAGGTACTGTTCAAGCCAGTGCCAAGTACCATGCAT AGAGCGGAGGTATGTACCATTGATGTCTATGACGCGCTGGCCATCTGGGAATTTCGAACCTGTGGTAGCAAGGTTAGCCAATAGGAGCAAGATGAACTATAACAAGATCAG TGATGACattctgaaagtgaaagtaTATCTGCACTCCTTGACCAAGGAAGTAGTTGAAGAGGAGGTAGCATACACT gAGCAGAATTTTCTGAGCGACATTGGAGGACAGTTAGGGCTGTGGGCAGGATTCTCAGTTCTAAGTCTGTCTGAGATAGTAGAACTCCTGTGTCTGATCATCATGTCATGTCGTCAGCGGAATCATATAAATGAGGAGCATGGCCAGGACAGAGAAGAGAGTAGAGACAATGAAAGTAAAATTTAG